The genomic region CACCAGCAAGGCAGCAACGAGCAAACGTTATACTAATGGATGTGTGAAACCACCATCTAGAGGTAGACATTTCAACCCATCAACAATAAATGGGTCAACTTGGATTATAATTTACCTAAAATATGTCATATGGGTCGAATAAACGTGTTAGCTAAAAGTGAAAGTGTGAGACAAATGAAATGCGCCGAACGAGTCGAACAAGGTGCAGGTGCCCATAGTCTGAGTTTAAGGCATACAGCCTCCTATATTGTTTTATATACATTTTTTCTTGTATCAGTGTTTAGTGTAGTGAATATTTAAAATAGTAGACATTAATAGCACTTGTGGGTCAACCTGACCAGGCCCATTTCGCCCAGTACTAAAATGTGACATGTTTAAACCTTTAACCCACCCGCTTTGAACACCTACCCAACCCGCCCATTTTGCATCCTCTTGCGCTAACAACTTCATGTGTGTACAACAGAAATGTAAATAGCATGTTGTTTGAATATAGCCCTGTTGAATAATTACAAGTATAGAATTATACCATAACTATAAACTATGTACATCAATGGATCTCTTATGTTTACATCACAAAATTGTTTCTTTCATAACGAATTTGTTAGCTTATAACCTTCATCTCCACAAGAACATAAACCATTCTTAAAAAGATGAAAACATTCAGTATCCCTAACCGAAATCTCCCTCCTTACAACTTTCGATATTAACTTCACCAAATTATGACAATTTTCACACATGTATAAATTCTTCGTTACTCGTATAGGCATACCAGGAACAGTATTTATCAGACCAAATCCAACCGCCAATTTTTCACTATGCCCACACAAAATATCCGCCTTCGAAACATCAACCGAATCACCATTAAACTCATCAAACTCCATCTTATCATAAAAACCATCCAAAACCGCGTTTATTTCATTCAATTGCGGATGGCTTTTATCGCCGGTTAAAAACGCATGAACACTTCCGTTAACTTCAACCCAACAGCAACCCGGATCGACGGTAACACCTTTTTCTCTCATTAaagttttaatctttgaaacttcaTCCCATTTACCTATATCAGCATAAAAATTGCACAATAGTTTATAATACCCGACCCCTTCGGGTTCAATTAACCCGATTAATTTACGGGCTGCAATTTCACCCAACTCAACATTTCTATGTATTCTACATGCATTTAACAACGCTCCCCATATCGCTTCATCAGGTTCAATAGGCATATTCATAATAAACGAATACGCTTGTTTGAGGTTACCTGCACGACCTagtaaatcaatcacacaagcgcAATGTTTAACGTTCGGGATTATCTTATAACGTTCTTCCATGATACTAAAATATGCTAATCCGTTTTCCACCATTCCTGATCTACTGCAGGCACATAATAACGAGATAAACGTAACTGGGTCGGGTTTAACATCCGATTTCACCATTTTGTTAAACAAATCAATCGCGTCTAGCCCATTTCCTCTTTGGGAGTAGCCCGTTAACATTATATTCCAAGAGGAAACATCTTTTTCAACTGAATAATCGAACAAGTTACATGCATTATTCATACTGTCACACTTTACATACATGTCAAGAAGTGCATTCTTTACAAATCCATCAAACAAGAGTCCACGTCTTAACGTGTACGCGTGTATCTCTTTTCCAAACATCAAAGCTCCTAATTTAGCACATGTCGAAATTATGGCAGTTAGTGTAACCGAATTCGGGTTTAAACTGAGTATCATATTTCTAAAAAAAGTAACCGCCTCTAGGTTCCGATTATTGTCCTTGAAACCAAGGATAATAGAAGTCCAagatataacattcttgttatgaaTCTTTTGAAACACCTCTAAAGCTTTATCAATAAGCTTACATTTGGAATACAAATCAATTAACGCGTTGGCTACTATGACATACGATATCAGCCCATTCGTTTTAGCAAACTCGTGTAGCTCGATACCTAAATCTAAAAGTCGTAACGAAGCACACGCAGATACAGCACTAGCAATGGTGATCTCATCAGGTGTTACACCTTCTATTCTCATATTCTTGTAGACTTTTATAGCCTTTTCGGGTAGCCCATTTTTCTCATAACCTGAAATTATCGATGTCCAAGATACAACGTCTTTTAATCGAATTCTTTTAAAAGCTTTTTCAGCTTCTTCCCAAGCTCCAACACTCGCGTAAAGCTGTATTAACGAGTTATCTATAGAAACATCGTTTCTAAACTCTCTTTTTGTAGCATAACCATGAACTGCTTTTCCTAATCTCTCGTCACTAATAACCTCACAAGCAGAGATTACACTAGTTATAGTCATTAAATCCGGATTTATAGAACAATTAATCATTTCACGAAACAAATATAGGCCTTCTAGAAATTCGTCATTTTCAAAGTACCCCGAAATCATCGCATTCCACGATATCGTATCCTTCAcagacattttatcaaacactaaCCGTGCATTATATAGATCTCCACATTTCATATGCATACTAACTAAGGAATTATTCACATCGATATCCAATCCAAACCCGAATCTCAATACATGAACATGAACCTCTCGGCCCCTAACTAAATCCGGTACACCACCACAAGTTTTCAAAACACTAGCAAAAGTATAAACATCGGGCTGAACCCCGGCCCACAACATTCGATGATACAAGTTCAAAACCTCATCAAAGTACCCAGCTTTACAATACCCACTAATTAAAACATTCCAAGAAAACACATTTCTTTCAGACATTTTACCGAACACATACCATGCATTCACTAAATTACCCAACCTAACGAACATACTTAACAATGAATTCCCAATTCTTAATCCCAATTGGGTATTGGATTCTTGAATCAATTCATAAACTTGACACCCTTCAGACTCTGCTCGCTTTCGCTCACAAAGATCGACCAAAGTAATGTACGTTTCTTCATCGATCACGATTCGATGTTTCTTCATCAAATTTAGATAAACCAAAGCTTGTTTTAAGTTACCTTGAAGACAGAGGTTGATAATGAGGGGATTTGGGTCGCTAATGTTGATGGAATCGGAGTTTATTACGTTTATTTTGTGGTTTTTTGTAAGGGGAAAATGGTTGTGTTTGTGTGTATTGTTATGTGATGATGGAATTGAGAAATTTAGGGATTTGGAGATGTGATTATTATGGTGAAGAGTGTTTGAAAAGGGTGAAGAAAGTGTGTGGGTTTTAGCAGAGACCGCCATTTGTGTCGTAGTAGTAGTTGATACCTGCATACCGGATTTTCAAATTTGGCTCTTAAATCATAAGGAAAGAACTAATAAGGGGTCCAAATGCATTCGGTCCATTTTAAGATAACAAGCGCTCAGCCGCGCGTTGTGGTGGCCACCTCTAGTTTACGTAAAACTTTTTTTAGCATTCAATTATATATTCTAATAGGAATATATTAAAGCAAAACAGTTAATGTAACCTATAAGACAATAATTCATTTTAACATAGTAAATATCTTATACAATTGCAAAGAAACATATCGTCATATATTACTATATGAGTTGTAACAATTAATTATCTTGAGCAGTCCAAATTATGTtgtataatatttatttttagatGTATCAAATTAATTGTTATAAATAATTACTATATTTATGTAGCTAGTATTAAAAAAAGTCATCACGTGCTCCCTTCTCTATTCCTCTGTTACTTGAAAATCTACCCATCTCATTTTGCCTTTTCCATTTGATTCTCTGGTCTCCGGTCTTCTTCTCAGGTAACCATTTACAATATCTTCCGAATATTTGTTCTATGAGTCTCTACATTTTTGTTAAATCTGCCTTCTCTCATGTGTCTCGCCTAAAACATGATTTTTTCTCGGCGTCGTTTCGGTTTCTAGTATCCTCCGAACGTCCggacttttcttctttctttcctttttCCGTCGCTGATATCTTTTGTTCCCACTGAAGAACACATCTATACTACATGGAAAAACTCAAAAAAAATtgcgggatatatatatatatatatatatatatatatatatatatatatatatatatatatatatatatataggcagtgcGCTTCAGACCGATTGCTGGTAAAATTGTACGTTATAAATATGCTGCGAGTTAATTTgtgtaggtggtgtctttttatttCGCTAGGAAAATGAAAGTATTTGCATTTAAAGTTTGGGGTGAGTTTATGAGGTTTTTTTAGATCTAAAAGCTATGTGAGTAGGTTCTAAAAATTGCGTTGCCGGAAGTATGGCGGTTAGATGTTGTTGAAACAAAGACGAAAATAGTTTGGGAtggaaaaaaaaatacaaaaaggtTACTATTGAGAAATAGTAACCATATTTGCTCAAatgtaatattattaatgttactatttcACTTAATATACTTTTAGCATTTGACATTGATGTATGAtgtataatgtatatgtatatatataatatatataattaaagaaAACAATAATTGATAACTTCAATCACAGAAGTTAAACCAAAAattaatcatcaatcaaaataaacaATCCTCAGATAGATTACACAGTAAAGAAAGAACTCTCTGTTACACAACAGTTCACAATAAGTGAACAAAACTACAAAGATTAACTTCAAGATGAAGATTAATCTAAACCCTAATGTGATGAACAAACGAGAGAGAAACCAACTGCCAGAGAGAAAAAGAAATTGATACAGAATggaataattttataaattaactCAATACTCTCTTTTATAATGCCAACATAGTTGGGCTCTTTTCTTCACACTTGAGCTTCTGTCACAATTGAGAGtgcaataatttaaataataacttAGTCCATTGGGCTTCTTATCTTTAACTATCAGAACTGCACATCAACCCTTATTGAATCAATAATTCAgctttggtccttcagttccatgtaACTCAGCCAACAAAGGACATCACAACAATCTGCAATAAATAATCTTAACCCAGAAGTAAGAACAATGCATTTAGGTTCACCATGTTAGATTAAGTGAATTATTTGTGTAATTTAATACTCCCCCACAATCTAAACATGGTAGCTATCAACCAATGTTAATTTTTCACAAAACACTTTATGTTGTTCACAAGTCAAACTTTTTGTAAGAATATCATAAATGTTTTCAGAAGTATCAATCTGTATAGTATGAATAACACCTTTTTCAATTTTTTCTCGTACAAAATGTAAATCAATCTCAAAATGCTTTGTTCTCTCATGAAAAACAGGGTTTTTTTGCTATTTGTAGTGAAGATTTGTTATCGCATAAAATTTTAACTGGTAAGTTTGTTTTTACATTCAAATCTTTTAAAATTTTTAGAATCCAGATTATTTCACAAGTTACTGAAGCTAAGGCTCTATACTCAGCTTCAGTTGAAGATCTTGAAACTGTTGACTGTTTCTTTGACTTCCAAGAAATTAAAGATTTTCCAAGAAATACACAAAACCCTGTTacagattttcttgaaaaactgcaTTTTCCATAATCTGAATCAACAAAGGCAGAAAGATCATACCTATCATACTTGCTCAAGAAGATACCTTTACCAGGAGTTCCTCTTAAATATCTCAAAACTCTCATAGCAGCTTTAAGATGTGATGCCAAAGGAGAATGCATGTGTTGACTCAGACAATGTACAGTGTATGCAATATCAGGTCTAGTTAAAGTTATGTATATTAACTTCCCTGCTAACTTTTGATATTCACTTATATTGTCAAGCAAGTAATCAGACCTACTATGTTCATGTGAATTAGTAAAAACAATACCACTTTTCATTGGTGTTGCAGCAGGTTTATTAGTTAACATACCAAATTCAGATATGACCTCTAAAATGTATTTTCTTTGTGACAAACAAACACCACAATCATTATCAACTAATTCAATTCCCAAGAAATATTCCAAATTTCCTAagtcttttattttaaattttatgcTCAAATAAGTTTTGCAATCTTGAATATCTTTCAAACTACTTCCAGTAataacaatgtcatcaacatatactAACAGGTAAATGCATGCATTACTAGTAAATTTCACAAACAAAGAGTAGTCATTAACACTTTTAACAAAACCATATTCATAAAGAGCATCACAaaatttttcattccattttcttgGTGCTTGTTTCAAGCCATACAAGGACTTAACCAATTTACACACTCTTTTGTCATCTTTATTAAAAAATCCTTCAGGTAAGGTCATATAAACATCTTCATATAGGTCACCATACAAAAAAGCATTATTAACATCTAATTGAAACAATGGCCAGTTTTTACTAATTGCAACAGTGATTAGTGTTCTGACAGTGACCATTTTTACAACAGGACtaaaagtttcatcaaagtctagACCTTCTCTTTGGTTAAAACCCTTAGCAACTAACCTTGCCTTATATCTCTTAATTTCACCAGTTGACTTATGTTTTATTCTAAAAACCCACTTACAACCTATTGGCTTTCTTCCTACTGGTAAATCAGTCAAATACCATGTTCCATTTCTATTTAATGCTTCAATTTCTTCATTCATGGCATTTACCCAGTTCTGATTGAGAGCAGCCTCTTTGTAGGTGTTAGGTTCACAGTCTTTTGACAGGTTAGAAATAAAACAGAAGTTTTCAgaaccaagttttgaaaaatttacAAAATTGTTCAAACCATATTTAACTTTACCATCAAGAACAAAATTCTTCAACTTAGATGGTAAATTACTTTTTCTACTTGTTCTTCTTAAAACAGGTTCTGTTATAACTGGATcattatattttcaaaacatttTCATCAGTATTTTGTTCAGTTTCACTATTAGTACCCTCAGGGACAGTGTAATCACTCTCATCATTGGAAGTTGCAGGTACATCATTAACATTTAAATCAATTGATTTATTTATTGAAGTGTGGTTGCTATCATCCATAAGACTgtctctcccttcatcattgggattTAAATCATTTTTAGCCTTTTTTGACACTAATTCATTTTCATCAAAGTAAGGTGAATCAAAAAAGTTTATGTGATTTAATTCACCTTCAGTAAACACAGTTTTGTAAACAGAATCAATTTTGAAAGGAAAAATGTGTTCATAAAATTTTACATCTCTGGAAATTAAAAAACTTTTTGTTTCCAATGAAAAAAGTTTATACCCTTTTTGAACACTAGAGTAACCCACAAAAACACATTTTTGAGACCTTGAAGAAAATTTATCACTAACATTTAAAAACAGTTGAAAAACAAAGACATCCAAATGATTTTAGGTGGGAGAGATTTGGACTGTGACCATACACCAACTCATAGGGGTAACTTCCATTCAGAACAGCAGAGGGTAGCCTGTTAATCAAGTAAGTAGCATTTAATATACATTCAGACCAAAGATAAAGAGGAattatgtgacaacccagaaattttcaaccaaatttaaactttatctttatattattccgacacgataagcaaagtttgtaaagttgaatatcaaaaattttggaattacgttcatgtaatcaattaccctttgaccgtgctcgacgattcatgaacatttatgtgtatatggttatgtatatataatatatatatgtatatatatacagttatattaattgaaaacgttatcaaagtgttaaatgtataatactttacatgaacgtatatgttcgatatatttattgacggaattaaaatataatatcaaatgattgaattatcagatacattgaaatataattacgggtctctgttgagaggtccactttgatttaggaaacctttcatttttaacggtatgcggaataattggtaaagtgatttacaagtaagaaatgTGTCAAATAACGAAAGCTAGACAAACGTTAGTGGTGAAatgaatttcataatattcgattgataTATTTTCAATCATGCGAAAATGTTTTTCGATACAATAGgaattgattattaaaatgtttttgtttgaataatttaatttgaatatatacaataagttataATATTAACTATTAGAATTAGATATTTAAATAACTTACAACGTgtattatatttactaatgatgatattagaaTTATGAAagtgatataaaagaggactaaaagctattagacaaattaattaggaaataatgagtataagtatcatgatgaaattaaagtattgtaagatattgattcagataaaaatatcgttttcattatttttatcattattattattattaagaaaagtaTCATGaatataaaactatcatttttattaaaattatcattttaatagaaatatcatttttattataaaatatcattattattatcattttagtgttattattattaaaaattatcattttgaatagaattagtatttttataaaatattattattattatagttaataataaaaagtatcgttattattaaaattatcatgattagaattatcatttcatcataattaatatcatcattagtaaatataaatattgttattattagaagaataataataattattattattacaaaataatacaacttttattttttattattattattattatcaatattattttaccaaataaaaatgtgatacaaagatatttttaccacacgtaatataattatattaataatacataccacaatatttttatgatattaagcgaactttataaattttattacttgagatatataaaagtatatttttatcatatataaattttaatataaatttttatttattaataaatgacttgtattatttactctattaaaaatttgataaatatatttaaatatagataacgactatatttatgtatataataaacatgtatagattttggaagtcattttgggtcaaattgacttttgttgacttttgcatgataatctcgagcattaggattgtgatacactatgacttgacctaaattgttagacagatattgaccaatatatatatatatatatatatatatagacttttgttgacttttacatgataatctcgagcattaggattgtgatacactatgacttgacctaaattgttagacagatattgaccaatatatatatatatatatatatatatatatatatatatatatatatatatatatatatatatatatatatatatatatatatatatatatatatatatatatatatatatatatatatatatgtaacaccccagcttaacatgaccacaatattgtccgctttgcccgcaggcgcacggctttttcttggcgaccacacacgataagcactttcccaggaggtcacccatcctggtagtgctctcgcccgagcacgcttaaccataacgtactcgcacttttactcagcctgtgatcccaaaacgcgttgtgtcatttaagcgtgggtattaccttataatcccatgatcactcatgtatgtgggcgatgtgggatttgcctagggtgttacattcaccccccctcagggactcatcgtcctcgatgaggtttgccccaccacccccaacggcacatgagtggctctgataccattctgtaacaccccagcttaacatgaccacaatattgtccgctttgcccgcaggcgcacggctttttcttggcgaccacacacgataagcactttcccaggaggtcacccatcctggtagtgctctcgcccgagcacgcttaacaataacgtactcgcacttttactcagcctgtgatcccaaaacgcgttgtgtcatttaagcgtgggtattaccttataatcccatgatcactcatgtatgtgggcgatgtgggatttgcctagggtgttacaatatatatatatacacttaaaatagattcgtgaatccgaggcaaaccctacacttgttcaatgccgtcatatatatttttactacaaaatacagtattgtgagttcatttgattcccttttactctttatatttttgggactgagaatacatgcgctatttttacaactgttttattaaatgcctttgaaatctatattttttgactgagaatacatgagatgcttttataaatgtttgacgagatagacacaagcaaaacattcctc from Rutidosis leptorrhynchoides isolate AG116_Rl617_1_P2 chromosome 9, CSIRO_AGI_Rlap_v1, whole genome shotgun sequence harbors:
- the LOC139867128 gene encoding pentatricopeptide repeat-containing protein At1g15510, chloroplastic, which translates into the protein MQVSTTTTTQMAVSAKTHTLSSPFSNTLHHNNHISKSLNFSIPSSHNNTHKHNHFPLTKNHKINVINSDSINISDPNPLIINLCLQGNLKQALVYLNLMKKHRIVIDEETYITLVDLCERKRAESEGCQVYELIQESNTQLGLRIGNSLLSMFVRLGNLVNAWYVFGKMSERNVFSWNVLISGYCKAGYFDEVLNLYHRMLWAGVQPDVYTFASVLKTCGGVPDLVRGREVHVHVLRFGFGLDIDVNNSLVSMHMKCGDLYNARLVFDKMSVKDTISWNAMISGYFENDEFLEGLYLFREMINCSINPDLMTITSVISACEVISDERLGKAVHGYATKREFRNDVSIDNSLIQLYASVGAWEEAEKAFKRIRLKDVVSWTSIISGYEKNGLPEKAIKVYKNMRIEGVTPDEITIASAVSACASLRLLDLGIELHEFAKTNGLISYVIVANALIDLYSKCKLIDKALEVFQKIHNKNVISWTSIILGFKDNNRNLEAVTFFRNMILSLNPNSVTLTAIISTCAKLGALMFGKEIHAYTLRRGLLFDGFVKNALLDMYVKCDSMNNACNLFDYSVEKDVSSWNIMLTGYSQRGNGLDAIDLFNKMVKSDVKPDPVTFISLLCACSRSGMVENGLAYFSIMEERYKIIPNVKHCACVIDLLGRAGNLKQAYSFIMNMPIEPDEAIWGALLNACRIHRNVELGEIAARKLIGLIEPEGVGYYKLLCNFYADIGKWDEVSKIKTLMREKGVTVDPGCCWVEVNGSVHAFLTGDKSHPQLNEINAVLDGFYDKMEFDEFNGDSVDVSKADILCGHSEKLAVGFGLINTVPGMPIRVTKNLYMCENCHNLVKLISKVVRREISVRDTECFHLFKNGLCSCGDEGYKLTNSL